The following nucleotide sequence is from Pseudomonas sp. RC10.
TCACGAAGTCTTCTTCAACCCGCGCGCGACGTTGGCCGATCTTCAGGCATTTGCCCCCGAAGCGTTTCTGGCCGTGACATCCACCACCGGCCTGGGTGAACTCCCTGACAACATTCAGCCGCTGTACTCGCAGATCCGTGACGTGCTGCCCGCTGCATGGCGCGGCCTGCCTGGAGGCGTCATTGGTCTGGGCGACGCAAGCTATGGCGACACGTTCTGCGGCGGTGGCGAACAGTTGCGCGAACTGTTCATGGAAGTGGGTATTCGCGAAGTGCTGGACATGCTGCGCCTGGACGCCAGCGAAACCGTAACCCCGGAAAGCGACGCCGAGCCGTGGCTCGCGGAGTTCCTCGAAAAGCTCGGCGCCTGACCGGTCGGACGGGCGCCGAAGCGTTGCGGCTTACTTGCGCATCAGCGCCAGCCACGCCTGAGCGGCTTTGGACAGGTATGCGCCTTCACGCCAAATGAAGGCGATGTCCCAGCGCAAGCTTTCAGGTGCTTTCAAGGTGAGATGAGCCACACCCGGCCGCACCAGCGCTCGCGCGACGACCTGCGGCAGCAGCACGACGCCTTGCCCTGCCGCGACCAGCGCGACGAGGAAGTCTGCCTGTCCGCTGCGCCCGCCTTCTTTGGGGGTGAAACCTTCTTGCTTACACGCCTGCAGCAGCCGATCGTTAAGCACGAAGCTGCGTTGATACAACAGAAAGGGTGTATCGGCGAGCTGGCTCAATTCCACTTCCTTTAGA
It contains:
- a CDS encoding flavodoxin, which gives rise to MKVAIVSGSVYGSAEEVARHAQQIIQTAGHEVFFNPRATLADLQAFAPEAFLAVTSTTGLGELPDNIQPLYSQIRDVLPAAWRGLPGGVIGLGDASYGDTFCGGGEQLRELFMEVGIREVLDMLRLDASETVTPESDAEPWLAEFLEKLGA